The following are encoded together in the Equus quagga isolate Etosha38 chromosome 15, UCLA_HA_Equagga_1.0, whole genome shotgun sequence genome:
- the LOC124227074 gene encoding olfactory receptor 10C1-like, whose amino-acid sequence MNLNCSLWQDNSMSVKQFAFTKFCYITEQCFFSFTLILFMFLASLTGNALIALAIWTNPVLHTPMYFFLANLSLLEIGYTCSVIPKMLQSLVSEARGISREGCATQMFFFSFLGISECCLLAAMAYDRYMAICSPLHYAARMGRGVCSQLAMVSWGVGCMISLGQTNYIFSLDFWGPCEIDHFFCDLPPILALACGDTSHNEAAVFVVAILCISSPFLLIIASYGRILAAVLIMPSPEGRQKALSTCSSHLLVVTLFYGSGSVTYLRPKASHSPGVDKLLALFYTVVTSMLNPIIYSLWNKEVKAALRRTLWEKKVLSHG is encoded by the coding sequence ATGAACCTCAATTGCTCCTTGTGGCAGGACAATAGTATGTCTGTCAAACAATTTGCATTTACCAAATTCTGTTACATCACTGAACagtgtttcttttcatttacccTCATCTTATTCATGTTCTTAGCATCACTCACAGGCAATGCTCTCATAGCCCTTGCCATCTGGACCAACCCAGtcctccacacacccatgtacttcttcctggcCAACTTGTCTCTCTTGGAGATTGGCTACACTTGCTCCGTCATACCCAAAATGCTGCAGAGCCTCGTGAGTGAGGCCCGAGGAATCTCTCGGGAGGGGTGTGCTacacagatgtttttcttttcatttcttggtATCAGTGAGTGCTGTCTTTTGGCAGCCATGGCTTATGACCGCTATATGGCCATATGCTCTCCACTTCACTATGCAGCACGAATGGGTCGTGGAGTGTGTTCCCAgttggcaatggtttcttgggGAGTGGGGTGCATGATAAGCTTGGGCCAGACCAACTACATTTTCTCCTTGGACTTCTGGGGCCCTTGTGAAATAgaccacttcttctgtgacctcCCTCCTATCCTGGCACTTGCTTGTGGGGATACATCCCATAATGAGGCTGCAGTCTTTGTGGTGGCCATCCTTTGCATTTCCAGTCCATTTTTACTGATCATTGCTTCCTATGGCAGAATTCTAGCAGCTGTGCTGATCATGCCCTCACCTGAGGGTCGCCAGAAAGCTCTTTCTACCTGTTCTTCCCACCTACTTGTAGTAACACTCTTCTATGGCTCAGGATCTGTCACCTACTTGAGGCCCAAGGCTAGCCATTCACCAGGAGTAGATAAACTCCTAGCCCTCTTCTATACAGTGGTCACATCCATGCTCAACCCCATCATCTATAGTTTATGGAACAAGGAAGTCAAGGCAGCTCTCCGGAGAACCCTGTGGGAGAAAAAAGTTTTGAGTCATGGGTAG